CATCAACAGCACCCGCTGCCCCGCGAACTGGATGAGCCCGCCCCCCGGCTCGAACGACAACAGCTCGCCCAGGTCCAGCAGCTCGAATGGCCCCGCCACGGTGTACGACTCCCTTCCAGAGTGAGCTGTCTCTCTATCGTTTTGAGATGTTCCGCGCACGTGAAGTTGTCGACTTGGAGTCATTCCAGGGGGTTGGCGTGTCCGGTGTCCTGGTCTCCGTGTTGCAACGGGGCCGGTCCATCATGGGAGAGGGCTTGGACAGGCGCGAGGTGCTTCAAGCGGCGGCGGCCGGGGTGGCGGGCGTGCTGCGGGGCGGCTCGGGAGGCGGGCGGGCGGGCGCGCTGTTCGTGTCCCATGGCTCGCCCATGGTGGCGTTGGACGCGGACGCGTACCCCCAGGCGCTGCGGCGCTTCGGGGAGGGCGTGGGGGCGGTGAAGGCGCTGGTGGTGGTGTCCGCGCATTGGGAGACGGCGGGCGAGGCGCGCGTCACCGCGAGCGCCAGGCCGCCGCTCGTCTACGACTTCTACGGCTTCCCGGAGCCGCTCTACCGGCTGCGCTATCCGGCGGTGGGCGCGCCCGCGCTGGCCCAGGACGTGGTGGCGCGGCTGTCCGCCGCGGGCATCCGGGCGGCGGCGGACCCGGAGCGCGGGTTGGACCACGGCGCGTGGGTACCGCTGCTCCACATGTTTCCACAGGCACCGTTCCCAGTGGTGCAGGTGTCGATGCCGAGGGGCGCGAGCGCGGCGGACGTCGCCCGGATGGGGGAGGCGCTGCGGCCTCTTCGCGGCGAGGGGGTGCTGTTGATGGGCAGTGGTGGCATCGTCCACAACTTGCGCCGCGTGAATTTCCATCAGAAGGACGCGTCCCCGGAGCCGTGGGCCCAGGCCTTCGACACCTGGGTTGCCGGCAGGCTCGCGGCGCGCGACTTCGCGGGCTTGCAATCATGGTTGGATGCACCGAATGGGAGGCTCGCGCATCCAAGCGCCGAACATTTGTTACCGCTGTACTTCGTTCTCGGAGCAGCCCTCCCCGAGGATGGCCTCACGCAGGTATTCGAGGGCTTCCATCACGGAACCTTGTCGATGCGCAGCTTCGCGCTGCGCGCTTGAACCCGTAGTCCCAATCACAGGAGCACACACCCCATGAAGACCCCCCTGAAGAGCGCGGTTGCCCTGCTGGTCGCCCTGCCGTCCCTGGCGTTCGCCGCGAACTGGGAGATTGACACCGCGCACTCGTCCGCGGACTTTTCCGTGCGCCACCTGATGGTGTCGAACGTGAAGGGCTCGTTCGCCGGCGTGAAGGGCACCGTCAACGTCGACGAGAAGGACATCACCAAGTCCACCGTCGACGCGACCATCGACGCGGCGACCATCAACACCAACAACGCCCAGCGTGATGCCCACCTGAAGAACCCGGACTTCTTCGACGTGGCGAAGTACCCGACCATCACCTTCAAGTCGACGAAGGTGGAGTCCGCGGGCGAGGGCAAGC
This sequence is a window from Myxococcus stipitatus. Protein-coding genes within it:
- a CDS encoding YceI family protein, with amino-acid sequence MKTPLKSAVALLVALPSLAFAANWEIDTAHSSADFSVRHLMVSNVKGSFAGVKGTVNVDEKDITKSTVDATIDAATINTNNAQRDAHLKNPDFFDVAKYPTITFKSTKVESAGEGKLKVTGNLTMHGVTKPVVLDVTGPAKESKDPWGNFRSGVVATTKLNRKDFGLTYNQALETGGVAVGEEVSVELNLELQRKAAAAPAAKK
- a CDS encoding dioxygenase, producing MGEGLDRREVLQAAAAGVAGVLRGGSGGGRAGALFVSHGSPMVALDADAYPQALRRFGEGVGAVKALVVVSAHWETAGEARVTASARPPLVYDFYGFPEPLYRLRYPAVGAPALAQDVVARLSAAGIRAAADPERGLDHGAWVPLLHMFPQAPFPVVQVSMPRGASAADVARMGEALRPLRGEGVLLMGSGGIVHNLRRVNFHQKDASPEPWAQAFDTWVAGRLAARDFAGLQSWLDAPNGRLAHPSAEHLLPLYFVLGAALPEDGLTQVFEGFHHGTLSMRSFALRA